The proteins below come from a single Zhouia spongiae genomic window:
- a CDS encoding AraC family transcriptional regulator has translation MYRKLALIILLIFSELLQAQIKQAEDYSDTLHVTERAENYLNLILSYYRQGNYKLHKVYSDSLYTISKKNNLTALQVKAMVNQAINLNMQTKYLEAIELYRDALVVARKIPDDKQAETVVLVNLGNIYNNVELYEKSIETMNLVLKQADKTEKPNLIKVAALSGLSISYSAMNDEKKALLYALQVKEIGEKTGNENVILTSLNHISNSYYKLGDYQKSIETAKKATTYKAYEKNVRVKAWLLVNLGVANFKLNNHTEAEQYLQQSLSIASEQSILEIEMTCYEYLSKVYKEQNKGKAFADAEKKYNEVRINFLDNQKEAITDELKAEIEHKDQKIFAQEKAVANLSKQQKNAAWLSLLFITGCGILFWTYSKQNKQKRNIAATEPKVEKLFNKESEKYKNSSLSEESRRLYKKKILEMMNVEKIYLNHDLNQTDFAKRLGVSSHHLSETLHYGFNKNFYQLINSYRIKEAKEILALSINKDIKILAVAFDSGFKSKTTFNRVFKEQTGYTPSEYRKKATK, from the coding sequence ATGTACCGAAAACTGGCTCTTATTATACTTCTCATATTCTCTGAACTTCTTCAAGCCCAAATCAAACAAGCAGAAGATTATTCAGATACCCTTCATGTAACCGAAAGAGCAGAAAATTACTTAAATCTGATATTATCGTATTACCGGCAAGGTAATTACAAACTTCATAAAGTATACAGCGATTCTTTATACACTATTTCTAAAAAAAACAATCTCACAGCTTTGCAGGTAAAAGCCATGGTTAATCAGGCCATAAATTTAAACATGCAAACAAAATATCTGGAAGCCATAGAGTTATATCGGGATGCATTGGTTGTAGCCAGGAAAATACCTGATGATAAACAAGCCGAAACAGTCGTCTTGGTGAATCTGGGAAACATATACAACAATGTTGAGCTTTATGAAAAAAGTATAGAAACCATGAATCTGGTTTTAAAACAAGCCGACAAGACCGAGAAACCAAACTTAATAAAAGTAGCTGCACTAAGTGGTTTGTCAATAAGTTACTCCGCTATGAACGACGAAAAAAAAGCTTTGCTTTATGCGCTTCAGGTTAAAGAAATTGGAGAAAAAACAGGCAATGAAAATGTTATCCTCACATCATTAAACCATATTAGTAATTCATACTATAAACTGGGAGATTACCAAAAATCTATTGAAACGGCTAAAAAAGCCACAACGTATAAAGCCTATGAAAAGAATGTAAGAGTAAAGGCCTGGCTTTTGGTCAATCTGGGGGTTGCCAATTTTAAGTTGAATAACCATACAGAAGCAGAACAATACCTGCAACAATCTTTGAGTATTGCCTCAGAACAAAGCATTCTTGAAATTGAAATGACATGTTATGAATATTTATCTAAAGTATATAAAGAACAGAACAAAGGGAAAGCATTCGCTGATGCCGAGAAAAAGTACAATGAAGTTCGTATAAATTTCCTTGACAATCAAAAAGAAGCTATAACAGACGAATTAAAAGCAGAAATAGAACATAAGGATCAGAAAATTTTCGCTCAGGAAAAAGCTGTAGCGAACCTTTCCAAACAACAAAAAAATGCGGCCTGGCTCAGTTTATTATTTATAACCGGATGCGGAATATTATTTTGGACCTATTCGAAGCAGAATAAACAGAAAAGGAATATAGCAGCCACTGAACCTAAAGTAGAGAAGCTATTTAATAAAGAATCGGAAAAATATAAGAATTCATCATTATCAGAAGAAAGCAGAAGGCTTTACAAAAAGAAGATTTTAGAAATGATGAATGTGGAAAAAATATATTTAAACCATGATCTGAATCAAACCGATTTTGCTAAAAGATTAGGGGTAAGCAGTCATCATTTATCAGAAACATTACATTACGGATTCAACAAGAACTTTTATCAGTTGATTAACTCATATAGGATAAAAGAAGCCAAAGAGATTCTGGCTCTTTCCATAAATAAAGATATCAAAATACTTGCTGTAGCATTCGATTCGGGATTTAAAAGTAAAACAACTTTTAACCGCGTATTTAAAGAACAGACAGGTTACACCCCCAGCGAATACCGAAAAAAAGCCACCAAATAA
- the leuB gene encoding 3-isopropylmalate dehydrogenase, whose protein sequence is MKLNIAVLAGDGIGPEVTAQAIKTLNAVAEVYHHTFTFKEALAGAIAIDETGDPLPQETLDLCLEYDAVLFGAIGDPKYDNDPSAKVRPEQGLLKLRKSLGLYTNIRPIKAYPTLIDKSPLKRDRIEGTDLTIYRELTGGIYFGEKKLNKEGTIASDLCEYSEKEIERIAHLAFKAARSRKKKLTLVDKANVLETSRLWRKIVTNIGKSYEDVELDYLFVDNAAMQLILNPSQFDVILTENMFGDIISDEGSVIGGSIGLLASASVGDENAMFEPIHGSFPQAKGKNIANPVASILSAAMLLEHFGLNEEAKAINKAVDKSLELNIVTTDLNPDSQYGTEQVGDFIADYISNAEEIINYNQENINYGQSTII, encoded by the coding sequence ATGAAATTAAATATAGCAGTTTTAGCAGGAGACGGAATCGGTCCGGAAGTTACAGCCCAGGCTATTAAAACTTTAAACGCAGTTGCAGAGGTATATCACCATACTTTCACTTTTAAAGAAGCTTTAGCCGGTGCTATTGCTATCGATGAAACCGGTGACCCATTGCCACAGGAAACCTTAGACTTATGTTTAGAATACGATGCGGTATTATTTGGAGCCATTGGCGACCCGAAATACGATAACGATCCATCGGCAAAAGTCCGTCCTGAACAAGGCTTATTGAAACTGAGAAAATCACTAGGCCTGTATACAAACATCCGCCCTATTAAGGCATACCCGACTTTAATAGATAAATCTCCGTTAAAAAGAGACAGAATAGAAGGTACAGATCTTACTATTTACAGGGAGTTAACCGGCGGGATCTATTTTGGAGAGAAAAAGCTGAACAAAGAAGGTACAATAGCATCCGATCTTTGTGAATATTCCGAAAAGGAAATTGAACGCATAGCACACCTGGCCTTTAAGGCTGCCAGGAGCAGAAAAAAGAAATTAACTCTCGTAGATAAAGCCAATGTTCTGGAAACATCCAGATTATGGAGAAAAATTGTTACAAATATTGGCAAAAGCTATGAAGATGTTGAATTAGACTATCTTTTTGTGGATAATGCGGCAATGCAGTTAATTTTAAATCCAAGTCAGTTTGATGTCATCCTGACCGAAAATATGTTTGGTGATATCATATCAGACGAAGGTAGCGTGATAGGTGGATCTATCGGCTTATTGGCTTCTGCTTCCGTCGGTGATGAAAATGCAATGTTTGAACCTATTCATGGTTCTTTCCCGCAAGCAAAGGGAAAAAATATAGCAAACCCGGTTGCCTCCATTTTATCAGCAGCAATGTTGCTGGAACATTTTGGATTGAATGAAGAAGCAAAAGCAATTAATAAAGCGGTAGACAAATCGCTAGAATTAAATATAGTTACAACCGACCTTAACCCGGACAGTCAGTATGGAACTGAACAAGTAGGCGATTTTATTGCAGATTATATTTCAAATGCTGAGGAAATTATCAACTACAATCAGGAAAACATTAATTACGGACAGTCCACCATTATTTAA
- the leuD gene encoding 3-isopropylmalate dehydratase small subunit produces the protein MEKFEKLTSRAIPLPIENIDTDQIIPARFLKATNKVGFGENLFRDWRYHKDGSANESFVFNNRQYSGKILVAGDNFGCGSSREHAAWALTDYGFKVVISSYFADIFKGNALNNGLLPIQVSPETLKAVFDAIDEDHNSELIVNLEQQTFEVKNTDIKESFEIDPYKKMCLINGYDDIDFLVSKHDKIEAFEASRTI, from the coding sequence ATGGAAAAATTTGAAAAATTAACATCAAGAGCCATCCCATTACCAATTGAAAACATTGATACCGATCAGATTATTCCCGCACGTTTTCTCAAGGCTACAAATAAAGTCGGATTTGGAGAAAACCTTTTCAGGGACTGGCGATATCATAAAGATGGCAGTGCTAACGAATCTTTTGTTTTTAACAACCGACAATACAGCGGAAAGATTTTAGTTGCCGGCGATAACTTCGGATGTGGAAGCAGTAGGGAACATGCTGCCTGGGCCCTGACCGATTATGGGTTTAAGGTGGTAATATCAAGCTACTTTGCCGATATTTTTAAAGGAAATGCCCTTAACAACGGCCTGTTGCCAATACAGGTTTCACCCGAAACACTTAAAGCGGTATTTGATGCTATTGATGAAGATCATAACTCAGAACTTATTGTAAATCTGGAACAACAGACCTTTGAAGTTAAAAATACCGATATAAAAGAATCGTTCGAAATCGATCCATATAAAAAAATGTGTTTGATCAATGGATATGATGATATTGATTTTTTAGTAAGCAAACATGACAAAATTGAAGCTTTTGAAGCTTCAAGAACAATTTAA
- the leuC gene encoding 3-isopropylmalate dehydratase large subunit: MEKKTLFDKVWDSHVVDTVENGPQILYIDKHLIHEVTSPQAFAELEDRGIQIFRKEQIVATADHNVPTKDQHLPIQDLLSKKQVEMLTENCEKQGITLYGLGHPYQGIVHVMAPELGVTQPGMTMVCGDSHTSTHGAFGTIAFGIGTSQVAQVFASQCLLLSKPKSMRITVNGKLKNGVLPKDVILYIIAKLGTNSGTGYFVEYAGDVFKDMTMEGRMTVCNMSIEMGARGGMIAPDETTFEYVKGKEFAPKGDDFDKKVAYWRTLPTDDGATFDKEYAFDAADIAPMVTYGTNPGMGIKITDRIPELNDVSFEKSLQYMGFDKGEKLLGKTINYVFVGSCTNSRIEDFRIAASYIKGKQKAENVTALIVPGSQQVAKQIKKEGLQEIFEAAGFEIRQSGCSACLGMNEDKIPAGEYCVSTSNRNFEGRQGPGARTILASPLVAVATAVAGKIVDVSKEIEEEDLVIA; the protein is encoded by the coding sequence ATGGAAAAGAAGACATTATTTGATAAGGTTTGGGATTCGCATGTGGTAGACACCGTTGAAAATGGTCCACAGATCTTATATATAGATAAACATTTAATTCACGAGGTTACCAGTCCCCAAGCTTTTGCCGAATTGGAGGATCGTGGCATACAAATCTTTAGAAAAGAACAGATCGTTGCTACTGCAGATCATAATGTTCCGACTAAAGATCAGCATTTGCCTATTCAGGACCTGCTTTCAAAAAAGCAGGTAGAAATGCTTACAGAAAATTGTGAAAAACAAGGAATCACCCTTTATGGCCTGGGGCATCCTTATCAGGGAATTGTACACGTCATGGCACCTGAACTGGGAGTTACCCAACCCGGAATGACTATGGTCTGTGGCGATAGTCACACCTCTACCCACGGTGCTTTTGGTACGATAGCCTTCGGTATCGGTACCAGCCAGGTTGCCCAGGTATTTGCAAGCCAGTGTTTACTACTAAGTAAACCTAAGAGTATGCGCATTACGGTAAATGGGAAACTCAAAAATGGCGTGCTGCCTAAAGATGTTATCCTGTACATTATTGCCAAACTGGGAACCAATTCCGGTACTGGCTATTTTGTTGAATATGCAGGTGATGTCTTTAAAGATATGACCATGGAAGGCAGAATGACTGTTTGTAACATGAGTATCGAAATGGGTGCCCGGGGTGGGATGATTGCTCCTGACGAAACTACTTTTGAGTATGTGAAAGGGAAGGAATTTGCTCCAAAAGGAGATGACTTTGATAAAAAAGTTGCATACTGGAGAACACTTCCTACCGATGACGGCGCCACATTCGATAAAGAGTATGCATTTGATGCTGCCGATATAGCTCCTATGGTTACCTATGGTACCAATCCCGGAATGGGAATAAAGATAACGGATCGAATTCCTGAACTAAATGATGTTTCTTTTGAAAAATCGTTACAGTATATGGGCTTTGATAAAGGAGAAAAATTACTGGGGAAAACAATCAACTATGTATTTGTAGGTAGTTGTACCAATTCAAGAATTGAAGATTTCAGAATAGCCGCATCTTATATAAAAGGAAAGCAAAAAGCTGAGAACGTAACGGCACTTATAGTACCCGGTTCCCAGCAAGTCGCCAAACAGATAAAGAAAGAAGGGCTTCAGGAGATTTTTGAAGCTGCCGGTTTCGAAATCCGTCAGAGCGGATGTTCGGCATGTCTGGGAATGAATGAAGATAAAATCCCGGCAGGAGAGTATTGTGTATCTACTTCCAACAGGAACTTTGAAGGAAGACAGGGACCGGGAGCCAGAACCATTCTCGCCAGCCCTCTCGTTGCCGTAGCAACGGCAGTAGCAGGCAAAATTGTGGACGTAAGTAAAGAAATTGAGGAAGAAGATTTAGTTATAGCCTAA
- a CDS encoding 2-isopropylmalate synthase — translation MSKEQVQIFDTTLRDGEQVPGCKLNTDQKLVIAERLDLLGVDVIEAGFPISSPGDFTSVTEIAKIVKNATVCGLTRAVKKDIEVAAEALKYAKKPRIHTGIGTSDSHIKYKFNSNRDKIIERAVEAVKYAKSFVEDVEFYAEDAGRTDNEFLAQVCEAVIKAGATVLNIPDTTGYCLPEEYGAKMKYLRENVKGIDRAILSCHCHNDLGLATANSISGVVNGARQIECTINGIGERAGNTALEEVVMILRQHPYLNLDTNINAKHLYEMSRLVSESMAMPVQPNKAIVGSNAFAHSSGIHQDGVIKNRETYEIIDPADVGVTESAIILTARSGRAALAYRAKNVGYELTKLQLDVVYQEFLKFADVKKEVLDEDIHQIIELSKIDIKAIA, via the coding sequence ATGAGTAAAGAACAAGTCCAAATTTTCGACACAACATTAAGAGATGGAGAGCAAGTCCCGGGATGTAAGTTAAATACCGATCAAAAATTGGTTATCGCTGAAAGACTGGATCTGCTGGGGGTTGATGTGATTGAAGCAGGATTTCCAATTTCAAGTCCGGGCGACTTTACTTCGGTTACAGAAATTGCAAAGATCGTAAAGAACGCAACGGTATGTGGTCTTACGAGGGCTGTCAAAAAAGATATTGAGGTGGCCGCTGAAGCGCTAAAATACGCCAAAAAACCGAGAATTCATACAGGTATCGGTACTTCAGATTCGCATATCAAGTACAAGTTCAACAGCAATCGCGATAAAATCATTGAGAGAGCAGTTGAAGCCGTGAAATATGCCAAATCTTTTGTAGAAGATGTAGAGTTCTATGCAGAAGATGCAGGAAGAACAGACAATGAGTTTTTAGCTCAAGTATGTGAAGCTGTTATTAAAGCCGGTGCTACGGTTCTTAATATACCGGATACAACCGGTTATTGTCTGCCCGAAGAATATGGAGCCAAAATGAAATATTTAAGGGAAAATGTAAAAGGTATAGACCGCGCTATATTGTCATGTCACTGTCATAATGATCTAGGATTGGCTACCGCCAATTCAATTTCTGGTGTTGTTAACGGGGCACGCCAGATCGAATGTACCATTAACGGTATTGGTGAACGTGCCGGAAATACAGCTCTTGAGGAGGTTGTAATGATCTTGCGTCAGCACCCTTATTTAAATCTCGACACCAACATTAATGCTAAACACCTATACGAAATGAGCAGGTTGGTTTCAGAAAGTATGGCTATGCCTGTTCAGCCGAATAAAGCCATCGTAGGATCTAATGCTTTTGCTCACAGTTCCGGTATCCACCAGGATGGAGTGATTAAAAACCGTGAAACATACGAAATTATAGACCCGGCTGATGTGGGCGTTACAGAATCTGCTATCATTTTAACCGCGAGAAGCGGACGTGCAGCCTTGGCTTACAGGGCAAAAAATGTAGGATATGAATTAACTAAGTTACAACTGGATGTAGTATATCAGGAATTCCTGAAATTTGCAGATGTAAAGAAAGAAGTATTGGATGAAGACATTCATCAGATCATAGAACTTAGTAAAATAGATATTAAAGCGATTGCATAA
- a CDS encoding DMT family transporter yields the protein MISKPLHFKHILELNFAVLCISTSGALGRYIVLAPEQTILFRAILSMIFMFLYCKVRGYDFKIKYGSDFRVILLCGVFFGIHWVTYFYALKLSTVAIGMLSIYTYPVITSFLEPVILKSGFQKSHLLLALLVLTGVYFLIPEVNFKNDHFIAVLAGVTSAFFYALRNILMKPKVERYNGSVLMLYQLVVITAMLSPLLLFSDFIQVKEQLLPIAFLALITTAVGHTLLLMSFKHFSVTTASIMSSVQPIYGILIGMLFLKEIPGLHTIIGGILILSAVFIESSRTIRMSKKMS from the coding sequence TTGATCTCAAAACCTCTTCATTTTAAACACATATTAGAGCTGAATTTTGCGGTATTATGTATAAGTACTTCAGGAGCATTAGGCAGGTACATTGTATTGGCTCCGGAACAAACAATCTTGTTCAGGGCTATTTTGTCTATGATATTTATGTTTCTTTATTGTAAGGTCAGGGGGTATGATTTTAAAATTAAGTACGGATCAGATTTTCGGGTCATACTCTTGTGCGGTGTATTCTTCGGAATTCACTGGGTTACTTATTTCTATGCATTAAAACTGTCTACCGTTGCCATAGGGATGCTTTCTATTTATACGTATCCGGTTATAACTTCATTTCTGGAGCCGGTGATCTTAAAATCGGGATTTCAAAAATCGCATTTACTTTTAGCTTTACTGGTGCTTACAGGGGTGTATTTTCTGATTCCGGAAGTAAATTTTAAAAATGATCACTTTATAGCTGTCTTGGCAGGTGTTACTTCAGCCTTCTTCTACGCTCTGAGAAACATCCTGATGAAACCTAAAGTGGAAAGGTATAACGGGTCCGTTCTGATGTTGTATCAATTGGTAGTGATTACAGCTATGCTAAGTCCTTTATTACTGTTTTCTGATTTTATTCAGGTAAAGGAACAATTGCTTCCAATAGCTTTTTTAGCATTGATAACAACTGCAGTAGGACATACATTGCTTTTAATGAGCTTTAAACATTTTAGTGTAACTACGGCAAGTATCATGAGCAGCGTTCAGCCCATATACGGAATATTGATCGGGATGTTGTTTTTAAAAGAAATACCGGGATTGCATACAATAATAGGAGGAATACTAATTCTCAGCGCTGTCTTTATTGAAAGTTCGAGAACAATCCGGATGTCAAAAAAGATGTCATGA
- a CDS encoding RluA family pseudouridine synthase, which translates to MSKVLSNKHNLQVLYEDNHLIVINKRAGDIVQGDKTGDTPLSEVVKEYIKDKYKKPGNVYLGVVHRLDRPTTGIVLFAKTSKALPRLNKIFATKEAKKIYWALVKDYPSKKQDTLVHWMVRNPKQNKSYAHKNEVPDSKKAVLHYTVIKELNNYSLLEIELETGRHHQIRSQLSSIGYPIKGDLKYGFNRSNPDAGIHLHARKLSFIHPVKKELLEIVAPLPNDSLWSACNS; encoded by the coding sequence ATGTCCAAGGTTCTTTCCAACAAACATAATCTTCAGGTTCTCTATGAAGACAACCACCTTATTGTAATAAACAAAAGGGCCGGTGATATTGTACAGGGAGATAAAACCGGCGACACCCCCTTGAGTGAGGTTGTAAAAGAATATATAAAGGATAAGTATAAAAAGCCCGGGAATGTTTATTTAGGTGTGGTACATCGATTAGACCGCCCTACTACAGGGATCGTGTTATTTGCAAAAACGTCTAAAGCACTCCCCCGTTTAAATAAGATATTTGCTACCAAGGAAGCAAAAAAAATATATTGGGCCTTAGTAAAGGACTATCCTTCCAAAAAACAGGATACGCTGGTGCATTGGATGGTTAGAAACCCTAAGCAGAATAAATCATATGCCCACAAAAATGAAGTTCCGGACAGTAAAAAAGCCGTTCTGCATTATACCGTTATTAAAGAACTGAACAACTACTCCCTTCTGGAAATTGAACTTGAAACAGGAAGACACCATCAAATAAGAAGTCAGCTATCATCGATTGGGTACCCGATAAAAGGAGATCTAAAGTATGGCTTCAACAGAAGTAACCCAGATGCCGGTATCCATTTGCATGCAAGGAAATTATCATTTATTCATCCTGTAAAGAAAGAACTCTTGGAAATTGTTGCTCCTCTCCCGAACGATTCGCTTTGGAGTGCTTGTAATTCATGA
- the panB gene encoding 3-methyl-2-oxobutanoate hydroxymethyltransferase, protein MSVAKKEYKRVTVKSLVDMKQHGEKISMLTAYDYSMAKMVDAAGVDVILVGDSASNVMAGHETTLPITLDQMIYHASSVIRGIDRALVVVDLPFGSYQSDPKEALRSAIRIMKESGAHAVKLEGGREIKESIKRILNAGIPVMGHLGLTPQSIYKFGTYTVRAKEGEEAEKLKEDAKYLEKIGCFAIVLEKIPAKLAKEVAESISIPVIGIGAGNGVDGQVLVIHDMLGITHEFSPRFLRRYLNLYEEITGAVSQYVSDVKSADFPSDDEQY, encoded by the coding sequence ATGTCTGTTGCTAAAAAAGAATACAAAAGAGTTACCGTAAAGTCGCTTGTCGATATGAAACAGCATGGAGAGAAAATTTCTATGCTTACCGCCTACGATTACAGTATGGCCAAGATGGTCGATGCTGCCGGGGTTGACGTCATATTGGTAGGAGATTCGGCAAGTAACGTAATGGCAGGACATGAAACTACGCTCCCTATCACGCTGGATCAGATGATCTATCATGCCAGTTCTGTAATCAGAGGGATAGACAGGGCTCTTGTAGTCGTAGACCTCCCTTTTGGAAGCTACCAAAGCGATCCTAAAGAAGCGCTACGTTCAGCAATACGAATAATGAAAGAAAGTGGAGCACATGCTGTAAAACTGGAAGGAGGAAGAGAAATAAAAGAGTCCATAAAACGTATTCTCAATGCGGGTATTCCGGTGATGGGACATTTAGGCCTGACTCCTCAATCTATCTATAAATTCGGCACATACACCGTTAGGGCAAAAGAGGGTGAAGAAGCTGAAAAATTAAAAGAAGATGCCAAATACCTGGAAAAAATAGGTTGCTTTGCCATCGTTCTAGAAAAAATACCGGCAAAATTAGCCAAAGAAGTTGCCGAAAGTATAAGTATTCCTGTTATTGGGATCGGAGCCGGAAACGGTGTAGACGGACAAGTTCTTGTAATCCATGACATGCTCGGGATAACACATGAATTCAGTCCGCGCTTCTTAAGACGTTATTTAAATTTATACGAAGAAATAACAGGTGCAGTATCTCAATACGTATCTGATGTAAAAAGTGCGGATTTCCCCAGCGATGATGAACAATATTGA
- a CDS encoding nuclear transport factor 2 family protein: MLRFILLILLFLTQMVFGQRATDEVAVKETIDKFFAGFHQQDSLLIKETVYTPVMQTIGSDKEGNTVVKTGTFSDFLKSVVSIPGNKEFKEELLGYDIKIDGDMAHAWTPYEFWFNKKFSHCGVNSFQLVKQNDTWKIIYIVDTRRRVGCK, translated from the coding sequence ATGTTACGCTTTATACTTTTGATATTATTGTTTTTGACCCAAATGGTTTTTGGACAACGTGCAACAGATGAAGTAGCAGTTAAAGAGACGATCGATAAATTCTTTGCCGGATTTCACCAGCAGGATTCTTTATTGATAAAGGAAACGGTATATACTCCTGTTATGCAAACCATTGGTAGTGATAAGGAAGGAAATACAGTGGTAAAAACCGGGACTTTTTCTGATTTTTTAAAATCTGTAGTGTCTATTCCCGGCAATAAAGAGTTTAAAGAAGAATTATTGGGCTATGATATTAAAATCGATGGAGACATGGCCCATGCATGGACACCGTACGAATTTTGGTTCAATAAAAAATTCAGTCATTGCGGGGTAAATTCATTTCAGCTTGTCAAACAAAATGATACCTGGAAAATAATTTATATCGTTGATACCAGGAGGAGGGTAGGATGTAAATAA
- a CDS encoding L-serine ammonia-lyase: MECISVFDMLKIGVGPSSSHTLGPWRAAERWIDELKDENTFNKVVSIKAHVYGSLSLTGKGHATDLAIMLGLSGADPEYVPVENIGTIIKSIKDTQNISFGGEINISFDPQTDIVFHRNFLPFHANGLTFEARLEDGSTSTETFYSIGGGFVVKEERTHAKENKETFKTFPFPIQKGEELLAYCRQENKRISEIVLKNEKSLRSDEEIDKELHRVWNTMLECIYIGCHTEGVLPGGLNVRRRAYDMHQKLKGQTEYNNPIEWIYAIRDTEVKFRQIIKWVSCFALAVNEVNASLGRVVTAPTNGSAGVIPAVLMYYMVIENHDANFDDIKQFLLVAGEVGSIFKKGATISAAMGGCQAEIGVSSAMAAAGLTELMGGTPEQVLIAAEIAMEHHLGLTCDPIGGLVQVPCIERNAMGAIKAINAAELAMDTDPKNVKVPLDKVVNTMWETAKDMNSKYKETSEGGLAVGVNLSDC, from the coding sequence ATGGAGTGTATTAGTGTTTTCGATATGCTTAAAATAGGTGTCGGTCCTTCCAGTTCACACACCTTAGGTCCGTGGAGGGCCGCCGAACGATGGATTGATGAACTTAAAGACGAAAACACTTTTAACAAAGTAGTTTCCATTAAAGCTCATGTGTATGGCTCATTATCCCTAACAGGCAAAGGGCACGCCACCGATCTTGCCATTATGCTCGGGCTTTCGGGTGCAGATCCCGAATATGTTCCGGTTGAAAATATCGGCACTATCATTAAGAGCATAAAAGACACTCAGAATATTAGTTTTGGAGGGGAGATCAATATCTCGTTCGATCCGCAAACCGATATAGTCTTTCACAGGAATTTTCTACCGTTTCATGCTAACGGACTTACTTTTGAAGCCCGTTTGGAAGATGGCTCTACCAGCACTGAAACCTTCTACTCTATCGGGGGTGGTTTTGTGGTAAAGGAAGAACGCACACATGCCAAAGAGAATAAAGAAACTTTTAAAACATTCCCTTTCCCGATACAGAAAGGAGAGGAACTTTTAGCTTATTGCCGGCAGGAAAATAAAAGAATTTCTGAAATCGTTCTTAAAAACGAGAAATCGTTGCGGTCGGATGAGGAAATCGATAAAGAATTACACAGAGTATGGAACACCATGCTCGAATGTATATATATCGGTTGTCATACCGAAGGTGTTTTGCCCGGAGGCCTGAATGTCAGAAGAAGAGCTTATGACATGCACCAAAAACTGAAAGGACAAACTGAATATAATAATCCTATTGAATGGATCTACGCCATAAGGGATACAGAAGTCAAATTTCGTCAAATTATCAAATGGGTAAGTTGTTTTGCCCTTGCTGTTAATGAGGTAAATGCCTCATTAGGGCGTGTAGTTACCGCTCCGACCAACGGAAGTGCCGGAGTAATTCCTGCTGTACTTATGTACTATATGGTTATCGAAAATCACGATGCCAATTTTGACGATATAAAACAATTCTTACTCGTGGCCGGAGAGGTCGGCAGCATTTTCAAAAAAGGCGCTACCATCTCTGCTGCAATGGGAGGCTGCCAGGCTGAAATCGGAGTGTCCTCTGCCATGGCCGCAGCAGGATTGACAGAACTTATGGGCGGAACCCCGGAACAGGTACTGATTGCCGCCGAAATTGCTATGGAGCATCATTTGGGACTTACCTGTGATCCCATCGGAGGCCTGGTTCAGGTACCTTGTATAGAAAGAAATGCCATGGGAGCTATTAAAGCCATTAATGCTGCCGAACTGGCTATGGATACAGACCCTAAAAACGTAAAGGTCCCATTAGACAAAGTGGTGAATACCATGTGGGAAACTGCCAAAGACATGAACTCAAAATACAAGGAAACATCCGAAGGCGGACTTGCTGTGGGCGTAAACCTAAGTGATTGTTAG